The Larus michahellis chromosome 12, bLarMic1.1, whole genome shotgun sequence genome contains a region encoding:
- the LOC141750407 gene encoding uncharacterized protein LOC141750407 isoform X1, translating to MAAPGPASLQRRLQSSQEARHRQAVLVRKLQAKVLQYRTRCRELEQQLEAGAGCLPGRWEGTEALEKALLEVKEEQQRCEDLAEANSLLREHLEKAKEVNSALKEDVGKLTVDWMRAREELEAKEREWRQERELYENYFRGDRDRLLGLWHQMVTFRRHFLEMKTATNRDLSELKAEQTRLSGSVMANCSRLNCSVMSFQAKGELEKKELQDRLKDLVALEDKHCVLQHELVVAREALEESHLERDVLKEEKRELRVALEKLEQENEALLCKVDETERAKISAQEKLSLCERTKSELCAEKGHLEQLLKKAEEQQEELRVELGVLAEEKEEAQEKLLEVSRQQESSRSGLEQLRQESSRQGHALAEVCAEKELLVREKAALEVRLAAMERERQGLSEQLAEARSGKETLECSLLEAQQHLSELEISRSHLETQLHAVAQAKEVIQGEVKCLQWELEAERSLLKRERQNMAQALLQKEQQHTDTLKVREADHQGEINKLLQDVQAIAEGQRLSWLSEKRLLSQRLERLQRAVARLDREKTELKQYSAELRRTLEEVERERRRLRRYCRGRALPDAGGSSLSESDQHKMLASQQVSLPQTQLAQDGK from the exons atggcggcgccgggcccggcctccctgcagcgccggctgcagagctcgcaggaggcgcggcaccggcaagcggtgctggtgcggaagctgcaggcgaag GTCCTGCAGTACCGGACCCGCTgccgagagctggagcagcagctggaagcaggagcg ggatgcctcccaggcaggtgggaaggcacggaggccctggagaaagccctgcttgaggtgaaagaggagcagcaaag GTGCGAGGATCTGGCCGAAGCGAACAGTCTGCTGCGGGAGCACCTGGAGAAAGCGAAAGAGGTGAATTCAGCCCTCAAAGAAGATGTTGGAAAGCTGACGGTGGATTGGATGAGGgcgcgggaggagctggaagcgaaGGAGCGCGAATGGCGCCAGGAACGTGAG CTCTATGAGAACTACTTCAGGGGTGACCGTGACCGTCTGCTCGGGCTGTGGCATCAGATGGTCACCTTCCGCCgtcatttcctggaaatgaagACTGCCACGAACCG agatttgtcagagctgaaggcagagcaaacGAGGCTTTCTGGGTCTGTAATGGCAAACTGCTCCCGTCTAAACTGCAGCGTGATGTCCTTCCAAGCcaagggggagctggagaagaaggagcttcaggacag aCTGAAGGACTTAGTGGCACTCGAAGACAAACACTGCGTGTTACAGCATGAGTTGGTAGTTGCGAGAGAGGCGCTGGAGGAATCGCACCTtgagagggatgtgctgaaggaagagaagcgTGAGCTTAGAGTGGCCCTGGAGAAG ctggaGCAAGAGAATGAGGCTCTGTTGTGTAAAGTGGATGAGACGGAGAGAGCAAAGatctctgcccaggagaagctgagcttgtgtgaaagaacaaagagcgagctctgtgcagagaaaggccacctggagcagctgctgaagaaagcagaggagcaacaagaGGAGCTGCGGGTAGAGCTGGGCgtcctggcagaggagaaggaagaagcccaagagaaactccttgag GTTTCCCGCCAGCAAGAGTCGTCTCGCAGTGGCCTGGAGCAGTTGCGCCAGGAGTCCTCTCGCCAAGGGCACGCGCTGGCCGAGGTGTGCGCAGAGAAGGAGTTGCTGGTGcgggagaaggctgccctggaggtgcGACTGGCAGCCATGGAGCGGGAGAGACAAGGCCTttcggagcagctggcagaggccag gtcagggaaggagaccctggaatgcagcctgttggaggctcagcagcacttgtCTGAGCTGGAGATCAGCAGGAGTCATCTCGAAACCCAGCTCCACGCGGTGGCGCAGGCCAAGGAGGTGATCCAAG GGGAAGTgaagtgccttcagtgggagctggaagcgGAGAGGTCTCTCCTGAAGCGGGAACGGCAAAACATGGCGCAAGCGCTCCTGCAGAAAGAACAGCAGCATACCGACACCCTCAAAGTTCGGGAGGCCGACCACCAAGGGGAgataaacaagctcctgcaaGACGTG caggcgattgcagaagggcagcggctgtcctggctctcggagaagagactcctgtcgcagcggctggaacgtctgcagcgagcagttgcaaggctggaccgggagaagacggagctgaagcaatacag
- the LOC141750099 gene encoding uncharacterized protein LOC141750099, with protein sequence MHPSPSLVPRNHRRRPQEMESVPPKPRCLQGDVAVALPADCLLGTVHEKEFGSREGGASTLEANSKRSFQTSRTHPVWKRRKRERRWCGSPGATWKPTRRRRRKEAAEMLGAGPPRRPESHPLADYHYTGSDTWTPVEEQLFKEAFYLHKKNFRLIQKQIQTKSVSQCVEYYYTWKKKTRFGCTRPRLTQKKRPRRPEEEEEVEKLLGEGFLCQLPLLHEAIWENIP encoded by the exons ATGCACCCCAGTCCCTCGCTGGTGCCCAGAAACCATCGCCGGAGGCCGCAGGAGATGGAAAGCGTCCCTCCAAAGCCGAGATGCCTTCAGGGGGACGTCGCGGTGGCTCTGCCGGCTGATTGCCTTCTCGGTACCGTCCACGAGAAGGAAtttggcagcagggaaggag GCGCATCAACATTGGAAGCCAATTCCAAGCGGAGCTTCCAGACCTCCAGGACCCATcccgtttggaagaggaggaagagggagcgtcGCTGGTGTGGAAGCCCTGGGGCGACGTGGAAACCAACCCGGAGACGCAGGAGAaag GAGGCGGCGGAGATGCTGGGTGCTGGGCCGCCTCGGAGACCCGAGTCCCATCCCCTGGCTGATTATCATTACACAG GCTCGGATACTTGGACACCGGTGGAGGAGCAATTGTTTAAAGAGGCTTTTTACCTCCATAAGAAGAATTTTCGCCTCATACAGAAGCAG ATCCAGACTAAAAGCGTGTCTCAGTGTGTTGAATATTATTACACCTGGAAGAAGAAAACCCGTTTTGGCTGCACTCGGCCTCGCCTGACGCAGAAGAAGCGCCCGAGAcgcccggaggaggaggaagaggtagaaaagctgctgggggagggattTTTGTGCCAGCTTCCGCTCCTCCATGAAGCCATCTGGgaaaacattccttaa
- the LOC141750407 gene encoding uncharacterized protein LOC141750407 isoform X2 produces MAAPGPASLQRRLQSSQEARHRQAVLVRKLQAKVLQYRTRCRELEQQLEAGAGCLPGRWEGTEALEKALLEVKEEQQRCEDLAEANSLLREHLEKAKEVNSALKEDVGKLTVDWMRAREELEAKEREWRQERELYENYFRGDRDRLLGLWHQMVTFRRHFLEMKTATNRDLSELKAEQTRLSGSVMANCSRLNCSVMSFQAKGELEKKELQDRLKDLVALEDKHCVLQHELVVAREALEESHLERDVLKEEKRELRVALEKLEQENEALLCKVDETERAKISAQEKLSLCERTKSELCAEKGHLEQLLKKAEEQQEELRVELGVLAEEKEEAQEKLLEVSRQQESSRSGLEQLRQESSRQGHALAEVCAEKELLVREKAALEVRLAAMERERQGLSEQLAEARSGKETLECSLLEAQQHLSELEISRSHLETQLHAVAQAKEVIQGEVKCLQWELEAERSLLKRERQNMAQALLQKEQQHTDTLKVREADHQGEINKLLQDVAIAEGQRLSWLSEKRLLSQRLERLQRAVARLDREKTELKQYSAELRRTLEEVERERRRLRRYCRGRALPDAGGSSLSESDQHKMLASQQVSLPQTQLAQDGK; encoded by the exons atggcggcgccgggcccggcctccctgcagcgccggctgcagagctcgcaggaggcgcggcaccggcaagcggtgctggtgcggaagctgcaggcgaag GTCCTGCAGTACCGGACCCGCTgccgagagctggagcagcagctggaagcaggagcg ggatgcctcccaggcaggtgggaaggcacggaggccctggagaaagccctgcttgaggtgaaagaggagcagcaaag GTGCGAGGATCTGGCCGAAGCGAACAGTCTGCTGCGGGAGCACCTGGAGAAAGCGAAAGAGGTGAATTCAGCCCTCAAAGAAGATGTTGGAAAGCTGACGGTGGATTGGATGAGGgcgcgggaggagctggaagcgaaGGAGCGCGAATGGCGCCAGGAACGTGAG CTCTATGAGAACTACTTCAGGGGTGACCGTGACCGTCTGCTCGGGCTGTGGCATCAGATGGTCACCTTCCGCCgtcatttcctggaaatgaagACTGCCACGAACCG agatttgtcagagctgaaggcagagcaaacGAGGCTTTCTGGGTCTGTAATGGCAAACTGCTCCCGTCTAAACTGCAGCGTGATGTCCTTCCAAGCcaagggggagctggagaagaaggagcttcaggacag aCTGAAGGACTTAGTGGCACTCGAAGACAAACACTGCGTGTTACAGCATGAGTTGGTAGTTGCGAGAGAGGCGCTGGAGGAATCGCACCTtgagagggatgtgctgaaggaagagaagcgTGAGCTTAGAGTGGCCCTGGAGAAG ctggaGCAAGAGAATGAGGCTCTGTTGTGTAAAGTGGATGAGACGGAGAGAGCAAAGatctctgcccaggagaagctgagcttgtgtgaaagaacaaagagcgagctctgtgcagagaaaggccacctggagcagctgctgaagaaagcagaggagcaacaagaGGAGCTGCGGGTAGAGCTGGGCgtcctggcagaggagaaggaagaagcccaagagaaactccttgag GTTTCCCGCCAGCAAGAGTCGTCTCGCAGTGGCCTGGAGCAGTTGCGCCAGGAGTCCTCTCGCCAAGGGCACGCGCTGGCCGAGGTGTGCGCAGAGAAGGAGTTGCTGGTGcgggagaaggctgccctggaggtgcGACTGGCAGCCATGGAGCGGGAGAGACAAGGCCTttcggagcagctggcagaggccag gtcagggaaggagaccctggaatgcagcctgttggaggctcagcagcacttgtCTGAGCTGGAGATCAGCAGGAGTCATCTCGAAACCCAGCTCCACGCGGTGGCGCAGGCCAAGGAGGTGATCCAAG GGGAAGTgaagtgccttcagtgggagctggaagcgGAGAGGTCTCTCCTGAAGCGGGAACGGCAAAACATGGCGCAAGCGCTCCTGCAGAAAGAACAGCAGCATACCGACACCCTCAAAGTTCGGGAGGCCGACCACCAAGGGGAgataaacaagctcctgcaaGACGTG gcgattgcagaagggcagcggctgtcctggctctcggagaagagactcctgtcgcagcggctggaacgtctgcagcgagcagttgcaaggctggaccgggagaagacggagctgaagcaatacag